In Planctomycetota bacterium, the genomic window CTGGTCCTACATGAAGGTCAACAACACCCGAGGCGTTTTCGCCGCAGGCTCCCTGGCCTCTGCGATCAAGATCGACTCCTCCTGGACGGAGCTCTTCGGCGGGTACCGGTTCATCGACCAGCCGCTGTACAAGGAAAAGGACCCGGCGGGGCGCTTCTTCATCGACGGCTTCGTCGGCGGGCGCCTGACGACACTCTATCTCGACTCTACGGTGACGGCCTCCGCGGCGATCGTGCTGCCCGATGGAACGCCCCTCGCCGCGGGTGCCTCGAGGGAGATCGCGGGGTACCAGGCGTGGGTCGAGCCCTTTGTCGGCGCCCGGATCGGGATGAATCTCTGCGGCAATTGGACGATCGGTCTGCGAGGGGATGTCGGAGGCTTCGGAGTCTCAGGAGACACATTGGCGTGGCAGGCGATCGGCATGGTCGGCTACACCTGGCACATGGACAGCTGGAACCTATCGCTGCTCGGCGGCGTCCGGGCCCTGAGCCAGGACTACTCCTCGGGCGGATTCCGCTGGAATGAGACGGTCTACGGCCCGGCCCTAGGCGTTCAGTTTTCCTTCGCCTTTTGATCTCTCCCCACCTCAATACTTTCCCAATGTCACTAAATTTTGAAAATCGGACGAACCCGGGCCGCTCCTCGGCTCATACATCGATCCCAATTTTCATCCGGATCATCCGCACCCCATGACATCCACGACCCTCTCCGCCGTCCCATCATCCCGCGCATCCGCTGTTGGCCGCGACCTCGTCAGCGGTCTCGTCGTCTGCCTGGTCGCTCTTCCGCTGTGCCTGGGGATCGCGCACGCCTCCGGCGCGCCGCTGATCTCGGGGCTGGTCTCGGGCATCCTCGGCGGCATCGTCGTCGGTCTGCTCAGCGGATCGCACATCAGCGTGTCGGGGCCGGCGGCGGGCCTCGCAGCGATCGTGGTGGCGCAGATCAACGGACTGGGCTCGTTCGAGGCATTTCTGCTCGCCGTGCTGATGGCCGGCGCCTTGCAGATTGTGTTGGGCCTGGCCCGCGCCGGGGCGTTGGCGAATTTCTTCCCCAACACCGTCATCAAGGGCCTGCTGGTCGCGATCGGCGCGTTGCTCATCCTCAAGCAGGTGCCGCATCTGCTGGGGCACGACGTCGATTATGAGGGCGACTTTTCGTTCCGCCAGGAGGACGGCCGGAACACCATCAGCGAGTTCGGCCAACTGATTGGCGCATTCCTGCCGGGTGCCGCGCTGGTGGGCCTCAGCTGCGTCGCGGTGCTGGTGGTGTGGGAGCGATCGCGGCTGAAGAAGTCGATGATCCCCGGCGCGCTTGTCGCCGTACTGCTCGGAGTTGCGATGAGCGAACTTCTGCGCTGGACGGGTTCATCGTGGGCGATCGCGCAGAACCATCTGGTCTCGGTGCCCGTCGTCGGCACGCAGGGGATGGGGTGGGGTGACCTGCTGCGTTTCCCAGATTTCAGCCGATGGAGCGATCCCGCCGTGCTGAGCGCGGCGGCGACGCTCGCCATCGTCGCGTCTCTGGAGACGCTCCTCAACCTGGAAGCCACGGACAAGCTCGACCCGCTGCGCCGCACCTCGCCGCCCAATCGCGAGCTTTTGGCGCAGGGCGCAGGCAACTTGCTGGCGGGGCTGATCGGCGGCCTGCCCATGACCTCGGTCATCGTGCGCAGCTCGGTGAACGCGCAATCCGGCGGGCGCACGCGGCTGGCGGCGATCGTCCACGGCGTGCTGCTGCTGGGCAGCGTGCTGCTGCTGCCGACGCTGCTCAACCGCATTCCGCTTGCCGCGCTGGCCGCCATTCTGATCGTCACCGGATTCAAACTGGCCAGCCCGAAGGTCTTCCGCCAAATGTGGTCCGAAGGCGTCCGACAGTTCCTGCCCTTCCTCATCACCATCCTGTCAATCGTGTTCACGGACCTCCTTCTTGGAGTCATGATCGGCCTGGGCATCAGCATTGCCTTCATTCTGTGGGGCAACCTTCGTCGCGGATTCCGCGTGATCCGCGAGGAACACACCGGAGGCCTGGTGCACCGAATCGAGCTGGCCAGTCACGCCAACTTCCTCAACCGCGCCCGTCTGATGACGACGCTGGGCGCCTTCAAGAGCGGCGACCAGGTGGCGATCGACGCTCGGATGACCGATGACATGGATCTTGATGTCCTCTCGATGATCCGGGAGTTTGCCGGAGAAACGGCGCCGGCACGCGGCATCAGCGTCAGCCTGTTCGGATTCCGCGACCGCTACCCCCTGCGCGACGTGCAGCAATACGTGGATTGGACCACCAAGGAGATCCAGGCGAAGCTGACGCCGTCGCGCGTTCTGCAGCTCCTGAAGGAGGGCAACGAGCGCTTCGCGAGCGACCGCCGCTTGAATCGCGATCTGGTGCGCCAGGTCGATGCGACCTCCGCGGGCCAGCATCCGATGGCCGTGGTGCTCAGCTGCATCGACTCGCGCTCGCCGGCCGAAATCCTTTTCGACCTGGGCCTGGGCGACATCTTCAACGCCCGCTTGGCCGGCAATGTGTCAAGTGCCCAGGTGCTCGGAAGCGTCGAATACGCCTGCAAGGTGGCGGGCTCCAAATTGATCGTGGTTCTTGGACACACCCGTTGCGGCGCGGTGAAGGCCACGTGCGAACTGGTGTCGCGGGGCGCGCACGCCGTGGGCGAGCTCACGAACCTGCCGTCGATCACCGACACGATTGCCGAGGCCGTGAGGATGGAGACGCGCACCCTCGATCACCGCGACGGGGACAATGAACAGTTCGTGGACCGTGTGGCGGCGCTGAATGTACGCAACACCATGCGTCGGATCGAGGCGGGCAGCCCTGTGCTCCGATCGATGATCCTCAACGGCGAATTGGCGATCGTTGGTGCGATGTACGATGTGGCGACCGGTCGGGTGGGGTTCCTGGACGGAGCCGGAGCTCTCGTGCCCACTGCCGAGAAACGCCCCTCCGCCATGGCGTGAGGGACAAGCGCGTTCGCCAGCAAACATCACCCCGAAGCCGCCATGCCTTCGGGGTGGGAAAGTGGGCGGTGGGGGACTCGAACCCTCGACCTCACGGGTGTGATCCGTGCGCTCTAGCCAACTGAGCTAATCGCCCGTCGAAACAGCAATGGTAACGCCTGCCATGCAACCTTCAAATCCTCGAAAAAGCCCCTGATCCGGGGTTCAACTCAGGTGACCGGGTTCCTGGCTGGCTTTCTGACCCTGAGCGGTTCGCTGAGCCCCGACATCACCGGTTGCCCCACCCGGAAGCTTTGCCGCATCGGTCGGAGCCTGATCCATGGGTTCCTTGTGGATCTCGTTGGTCACGTCGGTCATGCCCTTTTTGAATTCGTTGATGCTCTTGCCGAAGGACCGGGCCACCTCGGGCAGGCGGCGGCCGAAGATGAGCAGGGCGACCGCCAGCAGGATCAGCCACTCGAAGCCTTGCGGCAATCCGAGGGCAAGCAGGTTTGTCGGATGGATGGAAAGGAAGGTTTGCATGGATTTATAGTAGCCGACTTCGCCAAAATCGCTATTTTCTCCATATGCCCAATTTCCTCCATCGAAAATTCCCCCTCGTCTTCGCCTGCGGCGCCATCGCGCTGCCCATGCTGTTTCTCGCCGGATGCAAATCCGAGGAGCCGATAGCGGAAGCGGCCCCCGATTACACGCATCAACTTGGCCCGGGCGAGAGCGGCCTGCGCAAGCTTGGTCCGAACGATCCGCTGCCGGACATCGGCGCCGCATGGCGCGTGCGCGATCCCTTCCTGAACAAGGCGCTCGCCTCCTCGCTCGGCTGGTTTCAGATGCCCTCGACCAAGAGCAAGTTCCCCTTCATGAACGTCGCGACCTGGGACCAGGCGTCGTCGAGCATCGTCGCCTTCCAGCAGATCCTCCAGGACAGTAAGGACGAGGCGTCCTTTGTCGGCGCCATCAAGCAGCAATTTGAAATTTGGCAGACCGTGGGATGGAACGGCAAGGGCACCGTGCTGTTCACCGGCTACTACAGCCCGGAATTCAACGGCAGCCTGACCCCGACGGACGAGTTCAAGTATCCGCTCTTCAAGCGTCCCGCCGATCTCGTGACCGATCCCTCCACGGGCGAGCCCAAGGGTCAGCGCGCCGCTGACGGATCCGTGCATCCCTATCCGACGCGCGCGGAGATCGAGTCCAGCAACATGTTCAAGGGAACCGAGCTGGTCTACCTGCGCTCGCCACTGGACGCGTACATCGTGCAGGTCAACGGCAGCGCCAAGATCCTGCTTCCCGACGGCAAGCCGATGTTCGTCGGCTACTCCGGCAAGACGGATCGTCCCTACGTCGGCCTCGGCAAATCCTGCGTCGACGCGGGCTTGATTCCCAAGGACAAGCTTTCGCTCAAGGCGATCATGGACGAGTACAAGAAGAACCCGGCGCAGATCACTTCGATGATGGCCAAGAACGAGTCGTATGTTTTCTTCACCACCTACGACGGCGGCAATTGGCCGGCGGGCTCCCTCGGCTTCAAGGTGACCGAGAAGGAAACCCTGGCCACCGACAAAAAGGTCTATCCGGCGGGCGGCGTGGTGCTGGTCGACACGCAGGGCATCGATTTCGGCGGCAAAAAGCAGCGATTCTTGAAGTTCATGCTTGACCAGGACACGGGCGGAGCCATCCAGGCCCCGGGCCGCGCCGACATTTACATGGGCATCGGACCGGCCGCAGAAATTCTCGCGGGAGGCCAGTACGCCGAGGGCACCATGTACTACTTCTTCCTCAAGCCCGACTGCACCAGCCAGTATCCGCTTCCTGCAGCGGTGAAGTCGTCCACGACGAAGGGCGCGGAGCCCACCGCGAAAATGGGTGGACCCGCTTCGAAACCTTCCTTGAAATCAACGGCGAAGCCGGCCACGCCGGGTCTGAATCCGACTCCCAAATAAGTTCGACGGGTTCAAGGCCACGGCCCTTGCATTGAAAAGCGACGTGCGTGCGAATCATCGCACGCACGTTTTCATTTGCGATTCGGATCAATGCCGGAAGTGGCGAGTCCCGGTCACCAGCAGCGTGACGTTCCGCTCGCGGCAGAGCGCTTCGGTGTCGGCGTCGCGCTTGCTGCCTCCCGGATGCACCAGGCACTTCACCCCCGCGTCAATCAGGAGCCTCGGTCCGTCGTCGAAGGGAAAGAAGGCGTCGCTGGCCGCGGTCACCATGGTCGAGCCTGCTGCTGAAAGCCGCGATCCGGCCTTTGCAATCGCGTGACGACAGGAGGCCACGCGGTCCATCTGGCCCGCGCCTGCGCCCCACAGCGATTGCTGCGAGCCGATGCACACGGCGTTGCTTTTCAGATGCTTCGAGATCACCGTCAAGAATTCCACGTCGCGCAGCATCGCCGCGCTTGGGGCCGGCCCCGCGACATGCTTGAAAGTCTTCGCGTCGCAGATTGCGCTGTCGGGTTCCTGGACCAGGACTCCGCCCGGAACGCTTCGCAACTGCGGCACGCTCGCGCGAGCGAGCCTCATGGATCCCACCGCGAGCAGTCTCACATTTTTCCATCGCGTCGCCAACAAGGCGACGGCCTCCGGCTCAAAGGACTCCGCCACCACGACCTCCAGAAAGCGCTCGGATTTGGCGATGTTTTGCGCCGCCGAGGCGGTGACCCGTGACGAGATCGCCACGATGCCGCCATAGGCCGCCAGGGGATCGCCCGCATAGGCCCGATCAAAGGCCTCGAAGGCGTCGGCCGCGATCGCCGCGCCGCAGGGATTGGTGTGCTTTACGACGCATGCCGCCACGCCTTCCTGGGAGATCGCGGCCAGGTCCCTGACCAAGTCGAAGGCCGCCGAGGCATCCAGGATGTTGTTGTAGGAGAGGGGCTTCCCTTCCACGGTTTCCGCCTCCACGATGCCGCCATCGGCCTCGGCGGAGTTGCGATAGAGCGCCGCCTGTTGATGGGGATTCTCCCCGTAGCGCAGGGTGGCTTTGCGCGTCAGCAACAGGGGCAACGCGTCGGGAAACGACTCGGGTGCGCGGCCCATCCATCCCGCGATCATGGCGTCGTATCGCGCCGTGTGCTCAAAGGCTTCGGCTGCAAGCGCCCGGCGCAGCGCCATTGTCGTGGCGCCGTGGTTGGCCTGCATCTCCTCCGCCACCCGTCCATATTGATCCGGCGACGTCACCACGGCCACAAACTCATGATTCTTGGAGGCACTGCGGATCATCGCCGGCCCGCCGATGTCGATCTGTTCGATCGCCTCCTCCTCGGTCACTCCCGGCTTGGCGATGGTCGCGGCAAAGGGATAGAGGCTCACGCACACCAGGTCGATCGGCTCGATGCCGTGCTTCCGCATTTGCTCGACATGCTCGGGAATGTCGCGCCGACCCAGCAATCCGCCATGGACCTTGGGATGCAGGGTCTTGACCCGGCCATCCAGCATTTCGGGGAACCCCGTCAACTGCTCGATTGGAACCACGGGAATTCCAGCCTCGGCAAGGGCTTTGGCGGTTCCGCCCGTGCTCACGATTTCCACGCCCGCGGCGGCGAGCATCCGGGCGAATTCCGCCAAGCCGCGCTTGTCGCTGACCGACAGCAGCGCCCGACGAATTGGAACGGGGGAGCTCATGCGACTTGAAGCTTCAATCTCTTGCAGCTGCGCGCCATTCACGGCGTGCCCGCGCTGGCGGCGGCTTCGGCTTTGAGCGTGGCATCCTTGCCGGCTGCGGGTTTCGTGTC contains:
- a CDS encoding MltA domain-containing protein, whose translation is MPNFLHRKFPLVFACGAIALPMLFLAGCKSEEPIAEAAPDYTHQLGPGESGLRKLGPNDPLPDIGAAWRVRDPFLNKALASSLGWFQMPSTKSKFPFMNVATWDQASSSIVAFQQILQDSKDEASFVGAIKQQFEIWQTVGWNGKGTVLFTGYYSPEFNGSLTPTDEFKYPLFKRPADLVTDPSTGEPKGQRAADGSVHPYPTRAEIESSNMFKGTELVYLRSPLDAYIVQVNGSAKILLPDGKPMFVGYSGKTDRPYVGLGKSCVDAGLIPKDKLSLKAIMDEYKKNPAQITSMMAKNESYVFFTTYDGGNWPAGSLGFKVTEKETLATDKKVYPAGGVVLVDTQGIDFGGKKQRFLKFMLDQDTGGAIQAPGRADIYMGIGPAAEILAGGQYAEGTMYYFFLKPDCTSQYPLPAAVKSSTTKGAEPTAKMGGPASKPSLKSTAKPATPGLNPTPK
- a CDS encoding sulfate transporter gives rise to the protein MTSTTLSAVPSSRASAVGRDLVSGLVVCLVALPLCLGIAHASGAPLISGLVSGILGGIVVGLLSGSHISVSGPAAGLAAIVVAQINGLGSFEAFLLAVLMAGALQIVLGLARAGALANFFPNTVIKGLLVAIGALLILKQVPHLLGHDVDYEGDFSFRQEDGRNTISEFGQLIGAFLPGAALVGLSCVAVLVVWERSRLKKSMIPGALVAVLLGVAMSELLRWTGSSWAIAQNHLVSVPVVGTQGMGWGDLLRFPDFSRWSDPAVLSAAATLAIVASLETLLNLEATDKLDPLRRTSPPNRELLAQGAGNLLAGLIGGLPMTSVIVRSSVNAQSGGRTRLAAIVHGVLLLGSVLLLPTLLNRIPLAALAAILIVTGFKLASPKVFRQMWSEGVRQFLPFLITILSIVFTDLLLGVMIGLGISIAFILWGNLRRGFRVIREEHTGGLVHRIELASHANFLNRARLMTTLGAFKSGDQVAIDARMTDDMDLDVLSMIREFAGETAPARGISVSLFGFRDRYPLRDVQQYVDWTTKEIQAKLTPSRVLQLLKEGNERFASDRRLNRDLVRQVDATSAGQHPMAVVLSCIDSRSPAEILFDLGLGDIFNARLAGNVSSAQVLGSVEYACKVAGSKLIVVLGHTRCGAVKATCELVSRGAHAVGELTNLPSITDTIAEAVRMETRTLDHRDGDNEQFVDRVAALNVRNTMRRIEAGSPVLRSMILNGELAIVGAMYDVATGRVGFLDGAGALVPTAEKRPSAMA
- a CDS encoding twin-arginine translocase TatA/TatE family subunit codes for the protein MQTFLSIHPTNLLALGLPQGFEWLILLAVALLIFGRRLPEVARSFGKSINEFKKGMTDVTNEIHKEPMDQAPTDAAKLPGGATGDVGAQRTAQGQKASQEPGHLS
- the purH gene encoding bifunctional phosphoribosylaminoimidazolecarboxamide formyltransferase/IMP cyclohydrolase — its product is MSSPVPIRRALLSVSDKRGLAEFARMLAAAGVEIVSTGGTAKALAEAGIPVVPIEQLTGFPEMLDGRVKTLHPKVHGGLLGRRDIPEHVEQMRKHGIEPIDLVCVSLYPFAATIAKPGVTEEEAIEQIDIGGPAMIRSASKNHEFVAVVTSPDQYGRVAEEMQANHGATTMALRRALAAEAFEHTARYDAMIAGWMGRAPESFPDALPLLLTRKATLRYGENPHQQAALYRNSAEADGGIVEAETVEGKPLSYNNILDASAAFDLVRDLAAISQEGVAACVVKHTNPCGAAIAADAFEAFDRAYAGDPLAAYGGIVAISSRVTASAAQNIAKSERFLEVVVAESFEPEAVALLATRWKNVRLLAVGSMRLARASVPQLRSVPGGVLVQEPDSAICDAKTFKHVAGPAPSAAMLRDVEFLTVISKHLKSNAVCIGSQQSLWGAGAGQMDRVASCRHAIAKAGSRLSAAGSTMVTAASDAFFPFDDGPRLLIDAGVKCLVHPGGSKRDADTEALCRERNVTLLVTGTRHFRH